Within Terriglobales bacterium, the genomic segment GTTGAGGAAGCCAAGGGCATCCAGACCGAGCTGGACGTCGTCGAGGGCATGCAGTTCGACCGCGGCTATGTCTCCCCGTACTTCATCACCAACCCGGAGAAGATGATCGCGGACCTCGACAGCCCGTACATCCTGATCTTCGAGAAGAAGCTCGCCCAGCTGCAGCCGATGCTGCCGCTGCTGGAAGCCGTGGTGCAGACCGGCAAGCCGCTGCTGATCATTGCCGAGGACGTTGAGGGCGAAGCCCTGGCGACCCTGGTTGTGAACAAGCTGCGTGGTGGCCTGAAGATCGCCGCCGTCAAGGCGCCGGGCTTCGGTGATCGCCGCAAGGCCATGCTGGAAGACATCGCGATCCTGACCGGTGGCCAAGTCATCTCCGAGGATCTGGGCATCAAGCTCGAGACCGTGACGCTCGCCATGCTCGGCCGCGCCAAGAAGGTGCTGATCGAGAAAGAGAACACCACGATCATCGAGGGCATCGGCGCCAAGGAAGACATCGCCGGCCGCGTCAGCCAGATCCGCGCGCAGATCGAGGAAACCACCTCGGACTACGACCGCGAGAAGCTGCAGGAGCGTCTGGCCAAGCTGGCTGGCGGCGTTGCCGTCATCCGCGTCGGCGGCGCCTCCGAGGTTGAGGTGAAGGAGCGCAAGGACCGCGTTGACGACGCGCTGCACGCGACCCGCGCCGCCGTCGAGGAAGGCATTGTCCCGGGTGGCGGTGTCGCCCTGGCCCGCGCCTCGCTGATCCTCACCAACCTGAAGGCCGAGAACAACGACCAGCAGACCGGTATCGAGATCATCCGCCGCGCCATCCAGGTGCCGCTGCGCCAGATCTCCGAGAACGCCGGTGAAGACGGCGCCGTGATCGCCGGCAAGGTGCTCGACATTGCCGAGTACGCCCATGGCTTCGACGCCCAGTCTGGCGAGTTCAAGGACATGGTTGCCGCTGGCATCATCGACCCGACCAAGGTCGTGCGCACCGCGCTGCAGGACGCCGCTTCCGTGGCTTCGCTGATCATCACCACCGAAGCCGGTGTTGTTGAGCGCGCCGAGAAGAAGCCTGCTGGCGGCATGCCGGGCGGCATGGGTGGCATGGGCGGCATGGGCGACATGGATTTCTAATCCAGCCCAACCGCTTGGACGAAAAGAGAGCCCCGGGGGAAACTCCGGGGCTTTTTTCATGCGCGCCAGAAAACACGCCATAAAGCCACCGCAAACACAGGTGAAACAAGCAACATGTACAGCGAATCCGATCTCGACGCCGCGGTTGCCGCGGGCA encodes:
- the groL gene encoding chaperonin GroEL (60 kDa chaperone family; promotes refolding of misfolded polypeptides especially under stressful conditions; forms two stacked rings of heptamers to form a barrel-shaped 14mer; ends can be capped by GroES; misfolded proteins enter the barrel where they are refolded when GroES binds), which produces MAAKEVRFGSDARDRMLRGVDTLANAVKVTLGPKGRNVVIEKSFGAPRITKDGVSVAKEIELSDTFENLGAQLIREVASKTNDIAGDGTTTATVLAQAIVREGVKAVAAGLNPMDLRRGIDKAVAAVVDELKARTKKITTPAETAQVGTISANGETEIGEMISKAMLKVGNEGVITVEEAKGIQTELDVVEGMQFDRGYVSPYFITNPEKMIADLDSPYILIFEKKLAQLQPMLPLLEAVVQTGKPLLIIAEDVEGEALATLVVNKLRGGLKIAAVKAPGFGDRRKAMLEDIAILTGGQVISEDLGIKLETVTLAMLGRAKKVLIEKENTTIIEGIGAKEDIAGRVSQIRAQIEETTSDYDREKLQERLAKLAGGVAVIRVGGASEVEVKERKDRVDDALHATRAAVEEGIVPGGGVALARASLILTNLKAENNDQQTGIEIIRRAIQVPLRQISENAGEDGAVIAGKVLDIAEYAHGFDAQSGEFKDMVAAGIIDPTKVVRTALQDAASVASLIITTEAGVVERAEKKPAGGMPGGMGGMGGMGDMDF